From the genome of Candidatus Methylopumilus rimovensis, one region includes:
- a CDS encoding DegQ family serine endoprotease: MIRRFFYVCLLQLCIVTGLVAKELPDFTELAEKQSPVVVNISSIQKNRQNPMMQGSPEDEQMQEFFKRFGIPVPPGMPPHNGRGQQGAPEKQVYATGSGFIVTGDGYVLTNAHVVKDADEVMVKLNDKREFKAKVIGIDLRTDVAVLKLNATNLPKVAIGNPDTIKVGEWVAAIGAPFGLENTMTVGIVSAKGRALPQENFVPFIQTDVAINPGNSGGPLFNLKGEVIGINSQIYSRTGGYMGLSFAIPINVAMDVMNQLKANGKVIRGWLGIAIQEVTKELSESFGMKNTNGALVAGIEKGAPADKGGLQPGDVITKFDGKAIESSSDLPKAVGNTKPGKTVVAEVFRKGNVKILNLTVGEMPSDQSEVIANNKTPEKAEVNRLGLVLKEAPPQQRKKMNGKKGLLVVDAQGSAAAAGIRRGDIVLALNNSEVESADTFAKEVATIPNGKTVALLILRNDETLYVPVKITNER; this comes from the coding sequence ATGATAAGACGTTTTTTTTATGTATGCCTACTTCAATTATGCATAGTGACTGGTTTAGTTGCGAAGGAACTTCCAGACTTTACTGAGCTTGCTGAAAAACAAAGTCCAGTGGTGGTGAATATTAGTTCGATTCAAAAAAATCGTCAAAATCCAATGATGCAAGGTTCACCTGAAGATGAGCAGATGCAGGAATTCTTTAAGCGTTTTGGTATTCCAGTGCCTCCAGGTATGCCACCGCATAATGGTCGCGGCCAACAAGGCGCGCCTGAAAAGCAAGTGTATGCTACAGGCTCTGGATTTATTGTGACGGGCGATGGTTATGTCTTAACGAATGCGCATGTGGTGAAAGACGCTGATGAAGTGATGGTGAAATTAAATGATAAGCGTGAATTTAAAGCGAAAGTTATCGGCATTGATTTAAGAACCGATGTCGCTGTTTTAAAATTGAATGCAACTAATTTACCAAAAGTTGCTATTGGTAATCCTGACACCATTAAAGTCGGTGAATGGGTGGCAGCAATTGGTGCACCTTTCGGTTTAGAAAATACGATGACTGTAGGCATTGTGAGCGCTAAAGGTCGCGCACTCCCGCAAGAAAATTTTGTGCCGTTTATTCAAACCGATGTGGCTATTAATCCAGGTAACTCAGGTGGTCCTTTATTTAACTTAAAGGGCGAAGTGATTGGAATCAATTCACAAATTTATAGCCGTACCGGTGGCTATATGGGGCTCTCATTTGCGATTCCTATTAATGTGGCGATGGATGTCATGAATCAACTTAAAGCAAATGGAAAAGTGATTCGTGGTTGGTTAGGTATTGCGATTCAAGAAGTAACAAAAGAACTCTCCGAGTCATTCGGCATGAAAAATACCAACGGTGCGTTAGTCGCAGGTATCGAAAAAGGCGCGCCTGCAGATAAAGGCGGTCTCCAACCGGGTGATGTCATTACTAAATTTGATGGCAAGGCCATTGAATCTTCTTCTGATTTACCAAAAGCTGTGGGTAATACAAAACCGGGTAAAACAGTGGTAGCTGAAGTCTTCAGAAAAGGTAATGTGAAGATACTTAACTTAACGGTAGGTGAAATGCCGTCCGATCAATCTGAGGTGATTGCAAATAATAAGACGCCTGAAAAAGCCGAAGTGAATCGTCTAGGCTTAGTCTTAAAAGAAGCGCCTCCTCAACAACGTAAAAAAATGAATGGCAAAAAAGGCTTACTCGTTGTCGATGCCCAAGGCTCAGCCGCAGCAGCAGGCATTCGTCGCGGTGATATTGTCTTAGCCCTTAATAATAGTGAAGTAGAAAGTGCTGACACTTTTGCGAAAGAAGTCGCGACTATTCCAAACGGCAAGACTGTAGCACTCCTCATTTTACGAAATGACGAAACGCTTTATGTGCCGGTTAAGATCACGAATGAGCGATAA
- the nadB gene encoding L-aspartate oxidase: MLRCDVLIIGSGLAGLTSALKLADHKKVLIVSKREILDSSSQWAQGGVAAVMSSDDSVESHAKDTEFVGGGLTDPKVASFVASHGQEAIQWLIDLDVPFSRDEATQQFHLTQEGGHSHRRVVHAKDATGRAIQKTLSDQVKSHPNITMLENHIAVDLITENKSLKVTKIKSNRCLGAYVLNNKTGKVITIASHETILAAGGVSKVYLYTTNPDVSTGDGVAMAWRAGCRVANMEFIQFHPTCLFHPKAKSFLISEIVRGEGGLLKLPDGSRFMDEYDERGELASRDIVARAIDFEMKKRGIDCVYLDISHKAPDFIKSHFPTIYARCLELGIDITKEWIPVVPAAHYSCGGVMTDLSGQTDLAHLYAIGETAYTGLHGANRLASNSLLECLVFGDAVAKHILNSKVDVSSFDLPHWDESRVTDADEEILITHTWNELRRFMWNYVGIVRTNKRLSRALHRIHMLRDEVHEFYTNFKVSHNLIELRNLLQVAELIVESAIARHESRGLHFSRDYPKQLKVAKPTILKPSNFYTLLDHDHGH; the protein is encoded by the coding sequence ATGTTACGTTGTGATGTGCTCATTATAGGAAGCGGTCTAGCCGGACTTACCTCAGCGCTTAAACTCGCGGACCATAAAAAAGTACTCATTGTGAGTAAGCGTGAGATTTTAGATAGCTCAAGTCAGTGGGCCCAAGGCGGGGTTGCTGCCGTCATGTCGAGTGACGACTCCGTTGAAAGTCATGCGAAGGATACCGAATTTGTAGGGGGTGGTTTAACGGACCCTAAGGTGGCAAGCTTTGTGGCATCTCATGGTCAGGAAGCCATTCAGTGGCTTATCGATTTAGATGTACCCTTTAGTCGAGATGAAGCCACACAACAATTTCATTTAACTCAAGAAGGTGGGCATAGCCACAGGCGCGTCGTGCATGCCAAAGATGCCACGGGTCGTGCGATACAAAAAACTTTAAGTGATCAAGTTAAATCACATCCTAATATCACGATGCTAGAAAACCATATTGCGGTCGACCTCATCACAGAAAACAAATCTTTAAAAGTTACAAAAATTAAATCGAATCGATGCTTAGGTGCTTATGTCTTAAATAATAAAACCGGCAAAGTGATTACAATCGCGTCGCACGAGACGATTCTTGCAGCGGGTGGCGTGAGTAAAGTCTATCTCTATACAACGAACCCTGATGTGAGTACAGGGGATGGTGTAGCGATGGCTTGGCGTGCGGGTTGCAGGGTTGCTAATATGGAATTCATCCAATTTCATCCAACCTGCCTATTCCACCCTAAAGCTAAATCTTTTTTAATCTCTGAAATTGTAAGAGGTGAAGGCGGCCTTTTAAAATTGCCCGACGGATCTCGCTTCATGGATGAATATGATGAAAGAGGCGAACTAGCCTCGCGTGATATTGTGGCACGAGCGATTGACTTTGAAATGAAGAAGCGCGGTATCGATTGTGTCTATTTAGATATCTCACATAAGGCCCCTGATTTTATTAAGTCACATTTTCCGACGATCTATGCACGCTGTTTAGAATTAGGGATCGACATCACGAAAGAATGGATCCCAGTAGTCCCTGCTGCTCACTATAGCTGCGGCGGTGTGATGACTGATTTATCGGGTCAAACCGATTTAGCGCATCTTTATGCGATTGGTGAAACTGCTTACACAGGCCTTCATGGCGCGAACCGTTTGGCGAGCAATTCACTTCTTGAATGCTTGGTATTTGGTGATGCGGTCGCAAAACATATTCTGAATTCAAAAGTAGATGTATCCAGTTTTGATTTACCTCACTGGGATGAGAGTCGTGTAACCGATGCGGATGAAGAAATTCTAATCACCCACACTTGGAATGAATTACGAAGATTCATGTGGAATTATGTGGGTATTGTGAGAACCAATAAACGTTTATCACGCGCGCTTCATCGTATTCATATGTTACGTGATGAAGTGCATGAGTTTTATACCAACTTTAAAGTAAGTCACAATCTCATTGAGTTAAGAAATCTTTTGCAGGTAGCAGAACTCATTGTGGAGTCAGCCATCGCACGACATGAAAGTCGCGGGCTTCACTTTAGTCGCGATTATCCAAAACAATTAAAGGTTGCAAAACCTACGATTCTGAAGCCCTCTAATTTTTACACCCTCCTTGATCACGATCACGGGCATTAA
- a CDS encoding sigma-E factor negative regulatory protein: MKEKISTLLDDELDIKSSSHTVSEIIKDKRLRERFEAYQLIRDAMKNELSDATLSSQSILDAIDKEPIQIQFNNHKKLSDVMAIASPDWMSWRIAASFIAVLFVGAMITMNPLRMNTSNAVEIAQDIPNEYIEAHQMLAPTNVALYVETQAK, translated from the coding sequence ATGAAAGAAAAAATTTCAACACTCCTCGATGACGAGCTCGATATTAAAAGCTCAAGTCATACAGTGTCGGAGATTATTAAGGACAAACGTTTACGTGAACGTTTTGAAGCCTATCAATTGATTCGTGATGCTATGAAAAACGAATTAAGTGATGCCACACTTTCATCTCAATCTATCTTAGATGCGATTGATAAAGAGCCTATCCAAATTCAATTCAATAACCATAAAAAACTATCCGATGTGATGGCTATCGCAAGTCCCGATTGGATGTCATGGCGGATCGCGGCATCATTTATCGCGGTGCTTTTTGTGGGCGCTATGATCACGATGAATCCACTTCGTATGAACACATCAAATGCTGTTGAAATTGCACAAGATATTCCAAATGAATATATTGAAGCACATCAAATGTTAGCGCCGACGAATGTCGCGTTATATGTTGAAACACAAGCCAAATAA
- the cysE gene encoding serine O-acetyltransferase yields the protein MFKKIREDIAIVFERDPAARSTLEVLTTYPGVHALLIHRLAHAFWQIKFYWLGRMISHIGRWFTGIEIHPGATIGRRVFIDHGMGVVIGETAIIEDDCTLYHGVTLGGTSWNKGKRHPTLKQGVVIGAGAKILGPITIGRGAKIGSNAVVVKDVPAKATAVGIPARIVEEEGKTKQKSAVQLPAFNAYAVGKDEPDPMHKNIDHLMSAIRKQNQTIERLEAQIKSLKPRANEDLKLAKAFSLKKKTSK from the coding sequence ATGTTTAAAAAAATTAGAGAAGATATTGCTATTGTGTTTGAACGCGACCCAGCCGCGAGGTCAACACTTGAAGTACTAACGACCTACCCTGGTGTGCATGCATTACTCATTCACCGACTAGCTCACGCTTTTTGGCAAATTAAATTTTACTGGTTAGGTCGCATGATTTCTCATATCGGTCGTTGGTTCACCGGTATTGAAATTCATCCAGGCGCGACAATTGGTCGTCGTGTATTCATTGATCATGGTATGGGGGTCGTGATTGGTGAAACCGCGATAATTGAAGATGATTGCACGCTCTATCATGGCGTCACATTAGGGGGCACATCTTGGAATAAAGGTAAGCGTCATCCTACGTTAAAGCAAGGTGTCGTTATTGGTGCGGGCGCCAAAATCTTAGGCCCTATTACCATCGGACGCGGAGCTAAAATCGGATCCAATGCAGTGGTGGTGAAAGACGTGCCAGCTAAAGCGACGGCCGTCGGTATTCCTGCGCGCATTGTTGAAGAAGAAGGCAAAACAAAACAAAAAAGTGCGGTGCAATTGCCAGCCTTTAACGCTTATGCAGTGGGTAAAGATGAGCCTGATCCCATGCATAAAAATATCGATCATTTAATGTCGGCCATTAGAAAACAAAACCAAACGATTGAGCGTTTAGAAGCTCAAATCAAGTCCTTGAAGCCTAGGGCCAACGAGGATCTCAAGCTCGCCAAAGCCTTCTCGCTCAAGAAAAAGACCTCTAAATAA
- a CDS encoding SoxR reducing system RseC family protein, which translates to MIEEEAIVIKASKENVTLEVVRSKPCGLCGQVRGCGNSIWGKIFSHRSGHIETHNNLNAKLGDVVILGIDETLMLKSALMLYGVPILCMFLGMVMANSFVKEMKEFFSLIGAVTGLFLGVVVIKRIINEKMQMFYNEAQLIRFK; encoded by the coding sequence ATGATCGAAGAAGAAGCGATTGTCATTAAAGCGTCAAAAGAAAATGTCACACTCGAAGTAGTTCGAAGTAAGCCGTGTGGTTTATGCGGACAGGTAAGAGGATGTGGCAATTCTATTTGGGGCAAAATTTTTTCTCACCGTTCCGGCCATATTGAAACTCACAATAATTTAAATGCCAAACTAGGTGACGTTGTGATTTTAGGTATTGATGAAACATTGATGCTTAAAAGCGCACTCATGCTCTATGGTGTGCCCATCTTATGTATGTTTTTAGGTATGGTGATGGCCAATAGTTTTGTAAAAGAGATGAAAGAGTTCTTTTCACTTATAGGTGCTGTGACGGGTTTGTTTTTAGGTGTTGTGGTGATTAAGCGCATCATCAATGAAAAGATGCAGATGTTTTATAACGAAGCACAATTAATTCGATTTAAATAA
- the lepA gene encoding translation elongation factor 4: MMDNIRNFSIIAHIDHGKSTLADRIIQTCGGLSDREMEAQVLDSMDLERERGITIKAQTAALQYKALDGKIYNLNLIDTPGHVDFTYEVSRSLAACEGALLVVDASQGVEAQTVANCYTAIDQGVEVTPVLNKIDLPSADPDRVIEEIGDVIGIDATDAIRCSAKTGEGIQDVLETIVSKVPPPKGDATQPLKALIIDAWFDNYVGVVMLVRVVDGVLKPKDKIKLMATGDQYLCEQVGVFTPKSRSKESLSAGEVGFIIAGIKELASAKVGDTVTIADKPAAEALGGFKEVKPQVFAGLYPVESNQFEALRTALEKLSLNDSSLRFEPENSTALGFGFRCGFLGLLHMDIVQERLEREYDMDLITTAPTVVYELLKRDGEVTQIENPSKLPDTSRIEEIREPIILINLLMPQDYVGPVMTLCNGKRGIQKNMQYLGRQVMLTYEMPLNEVVLDFFDRLKSISKGYASMDYEFLEFRAADLVKLDIMVNGDRVDALSLIVHRSNSVYRGREVAAKMRELIPRQMFDVAIQASIGANIIARETVKAMRKNVLAKCYGGDITRKKKLLEKQKEGKKRMKQVGNVEIPQEAFLAILRVEEK, encoded by the coding sequence TTGATGGATAACATTAGAAACTTTTCAATTATCGCGCATATCGATCACGGCAAATCGACATTGGCTGATCGTATTATTCAAACCTGTGGTGGTTTATCGGATCGCGAGATGGAAGCGCAAGTATTAGATTCTATGGATCTTGAACGCGAGCGCGGTATTACCATCAAAGCACAAACAGCAGCCCTTCAATACAAAGCCTTAGACGGCAAAATCTACAACCTTAATCTTATCGATACACCAGGGCATGTCGACTTTACTTATGAAGTCAGCCGTTCTTTGGCTGCCTGTGAAGGTGCACTTTTAGTGGTAGATGCAAGCCAAGGGGTTGAGGCACAAACGGTCGCCAATTGTTATACCGCAATCGATCAAGGCGTAGAAGTCACCCCTGTGTTAAATAAAATTGATTTGCCATCCGCCGATCCTGATCGTGTGATTGAAGAAATTGGTGATGTGATAGGTATTGATGCGACCGATGCGATACGCTGCTCTGCTAAAACAGGTGAGGGCATTCAAGATGTATTAGAAACGATTGTCTCCAAAGTGCCACCTCCAAAAGGGGATGCAACGCAACCTTTAAAGGCATTAATCATTGACGCATGGTTTGATAACTATGTGGGTGTGGTGATGTTAGTCCGTGTGGTTGATGGTGTCTTAAAACCAAAAGATAAAATTAAATTGATGGCGACAGGCGATCAATATTTATGTGAGCAAGTCGGTGTCTTCACCCCAAAATCGAGAAGCAAAGAGTCTCTTTCCGCAGGTGAGGTAGGTTTTATCATTGCAGGTATTAAAGAATTAGCGAGCGCCAAAGTGGGCGATACGGTGACGATCGCAGATAAGCCAGCCGCTGAAGCTTTAGGTGGTTTTAAGGAAGTAAAGCCCCAAGTCTTCGCAGGACTTTATCCTGTCGAGTCGAATCAATTCGAAGCGTTAAGAACCGCTTTAGAAAAATTAAGTTTAAATGATTCATCGCTTCGCTTTGAACCGGAAAATTCAACAGCGTTAGGTTTTGGATTCCGATGTGGTTTCTTAGGCCTTCTTCATATGGATATCGTGCAAGAACGTTTAGAGCGCGAGTACGATATGGATTTAATTACAACTGCTCCGACTGTGGTCTATGAACTTTTAAAAAGAGATGGTGAAGTCACACAAATTGAAAACCCATCTAAATTACCTGACACCTCTCGCATCGAAGAAATAAGAGAGCCCATTATTCTGATTAATTTATTGATGCCGCAAGATTATGTTGGCCCTGTCATGACCTTATGTAATGGTAAGCGTGGTATTCAAAAAAATATGCAGTACTTAGGTCGCCAAGTGATGTTGACTTATGAGATGCCATTGAATGAAGTAGTGCTCGATTTTTTTGATCGATTGAAATCGATTTCAAAAGGTTACGCATCGATGGATTATGAATTCTTAGAATTTAGAGCGGCTGATTTAGTGAAGCTTGATATCATGGTGAATGGCGATCGGGTCGATGCGCTTTCTTTAATTGTGCATCGTTCGAATAGTGTTTACCGTGGACGTGAAGTGGCGGCCAAAATGCGTGAATTGATTCCACGACAAATGTTTGACGTGGCCATTCAAGCCTCTATTGGGGCTAACATCATTGCACGCGAGACAGTCAAAGCGATGCGTAAGAACGTTCTCGCTAAATGTTATGGTGGCGATATTACACGTAAGAAGAAATTACTAGAAAAACAAAAAGAGGGTAAGAAGCGCATGAAGCAAGTAGGCAATGTTGAAATTCCTCAAGAAGCGTTCTTAGCTATTTTAAGGGTGGAAGAAAAATGA
- a CDS encoding RNA methyltransferase: MVATSEALNRIRIILCQTSHPGNIGATARAMKTMGIHSLYLVSPKKFPHSEATAMASGADDILMNAHVVDDLKSALKGVKLAVGLSARRRELSQPYLDIREVANEMIRIADQSDVAFVFGNETSGLSNLETNQCQMLSFINANPNYSSLNLAQAVQVVCHELRQSSISTNSPKLYIKDLDLLADHDSLMGFLSHLEIMLDEIDFLDKVQGERLMQRLHILFTRAQLEIDEVNILRGILTQVQKKIKS, from the coding sequence ATGGTCGCTACTTCAGAAGCACTCAATCGAATTCGAATTATTCTTTGCCAGACAAGTCATCCAGGTAATATTGGCGCTACTGCGCGTGCGATGAAGACGATGGGCATTCATTCGCTTTATCTCGTATCACCTAAAAAATTTCCACATTCTGAAGCGACTGCAATGGCGTCGGGGGCTGATGATATTCTAATGAATGCGCACGTTGTCGATGATTTAAAGAGTGCTTTAAAAGGTGTCAAGCTCGCTGTAGGTTTGTCTGCAAGAAGACGCGAATTATCTCAACCCTATTTAGATATTCGTGAAGTCGCAAACGAAATGATTCGTATTGCAGATCAGTCTGATGTGGCTTTTGTCTTTGGTAATGAAACGAGTGGCCTTTCAAATCTTGAAACAAATCAATGCCAAATGTTAAGTTTTATTAATGCTAACCCAAATTACTCATCGCTTAATTTAGCCCAAGCCGTGCAAGTGGTATGTCACGAATTAAGGCAGTCAAGCATCTCAACAAATTCACCTAAGCTCTATATCAAAGACTTAGATCTCTTAGCGGATCATGATAGCTTGATGGGATTCTTGTCGCATTTAGAAATCATGCTAGACGAAATTGATTTCCTAGATAAGGTTCAAGGTGAGCGTTTGATGCAACGGCTTCATATTCTTTTCACGAGAGCACAACTCGAGATCGATGAAGTCAATATTCTGCGCGGCATATTAACGCAGGTTCAAAAAAAAATAAAATCTTAA
- a CDS encoding MucB/RseB C-terminal domain-containing protein, with protein MQRFVVGLTLFLLSFCAQSVEDPWLHLEKAAQAARKLSYKGIFLYQNHQDVRSIEITHLNNGAEEFARIVTLDGKPREALSRGNNMVVFNPSKENVMIQTRQNQSLFPAILPPDIESVKAIYTLRFVDQERVGGREAQIVYLEPRDEYRYLYKLWLDKEYGLILKMSILDHQQKVIEQASFNQIALFSGQDLNWFKPNVDTHKKYIMDDASNNKVSHEKYCTIANLPTGYREVSHVTRMMGNQPHPVHHWIFSDGLSFVSLFVNQIPKGQKSRIGETQVGSSHIFARVMNGNQIMVVGEVPQATIQKISNSIQDIKVH; from the coding sequence ATGCAGCGATTTGTTGTTGGCCTCACACTTTTTCTTTTAAGTTTTTGTGCACAAAGCGTAGAGGATCCTTGGCTTCATTTAGAAAAAGCGGCGCAAGCTGCTCGTAAATTAAGTTACAAAGGTATTTTTCTTTATCAAAATCATCAAGATGTTCGTTCCATCGAAATCACACATTTAAATAATGGCGCAGAAGAATTCGCGCGTATCGTGACTTTAGATGGCAAGCCTCGTGAAGCTTTGTCGCGTGGTAATAATATGGTGGTCTTTAATCCAAGCAAAGAAAATGTCATGATTCAAACAAGACAGAATCAAAGTCTTTTCCCTGCTATTTTGCCGCCAGATATTGAAAGTGTGAAAGCGATTTATACGCTTCGCTTTGTCGATCAAGAACGTGTGGGCGGTCGCGAAGCACAAATCGTCTACCTTGAACCTAGAGACGAGTATCGATATCTTTATAAATTATGGTTGGATAAAGAATATGGCTTGATTTTAAAAATGAGCATCCTTGATCACCAACAAAAAGTGATTGAGCAAGCGAGCTTTAATCAAATTGCTTTATTTAGCGGGCAAGATTTAAATTGGTTTAAACCCAATGTGGATACGCATAAAAAATATATCATGGATGACGCGTCTAATAATAAAGTATCACATGAAAAATATTGCACGATTGCCAATTTACCGACCGGCTATCGAGAAGTAAGTCACGTCACAAGAATGATGGGTAATCAACCACACCCCGTGCATCATTGGATATTTTCAGACGGACTTTCTTTTGTATCTTTATTTGTAAATCAGATTCCAAAGGGTCAGAAATCACGTATAGGTGAAACGCAGGTCGGCTCATCACATATCTTTGCACGTGTGATGAACGGGAATCAAATTATGGTCGTAGGTGAAGTACCACAGGCGACGATTCAAAAAATTTCGAATTCGATTCAAGATATCAAAGTACATTAA
- a CDS encoding inositol monophosphatase family protein yields the protein MHPMLNIAVKAARRAGAIINRASQDIGTLTIKSKNFNDFVSEVDVAAERAIIDTLKDAYPTHGFLGEESGSTSHQSDFIWIIDPLDGTTNFLHGFPQYCVSIALQHKGEITQAVIYEPNRNDLYTATKGRGAFLNDKRIRVSKCDKLQESLIGTGFPFRDFKHLDTYLGMFKSMLQKTTGIRRPGSAALDLAYVANGSLDGFWEIGLSPWDIAAGGLLVREAGGIISNLNGKEGWLQSGNILAASPKIYDAMVETLAPHLTNDIKV from the coding sequence ATGCATCCGATGTTAAACATTGCAGTGAAGGCAGCTAGGCGCGCAGGCGCCATTATTAATCGAGCATCGCAAGATATCGGAACTTTAACTATTAAAAGTAAAAACTTTAACGACTTTGTAAGTGAAGTCGATGTCGCGGCTGAGCGCGCAATTATTGATACCTTAAAAGATGCATATCCTACACATGGTTTCTTAGGGGAAGAATCAGGTTCGACATCGCATCAAAGTGATTTCATTTGGATCATTGACCCATTAGATGGCACCACAAATTTCTTACATGGCTTTCCACAGTATTGCGTATCAATTGCGTTGCAACATAAAGGTGAGATCACTCAAGCGGTCATCTACGAACCTAATCGAAATGATTTATATACAGCGACCAAAGGGCGTGGTGCGTTCTTAAATGACAAACGTATCCGCGTTTCGAAATGTGACAAGCTTCAAGAGTCTTTAATTGGCACAGGTTTTCCATTTCGTGACTTTAAGCACCTTGATACTTATTTAGGTATGTTTAAATCCATGCTTCAAAAAACAACAGGCATTAGACGGCCAGGTTCAGCTGCGCTAGATTTAGCTTACGTTGCCAATGGATCGCTTGATGGTTTTTGGGAAATAGGTTTATCCCCATGGGATATTGCAGCGGGCGGACTTTTGGTTCGAGAAGCAGGTGGCATTATTTCAAACTTAAATGGCAAAGAGGGCTGGCTTCAGTCCGGCAACATCTTAGCTGCCTCACCTAAAATTTATGATGCCATGGTCGAAACCTTGGCGCCGCACTTAACAAACGATATTAAAGTTTAG
- the rpoE gene encoding RNA polymerase sigma factor RpoE, with product MPRLNNNIEQTKLSLVQDRPAVYTSEHVESSPSQPVSDKIENPNRALDQVLVESAQKGDKKAFGLLVEKYHRKLGRILTRMVRDQTEIEDIVQETFIKAYRALPNFRGDSAFYTWLYRIGINTAKNHLVAMGKRPRNMTEFENEDGEFEETHQVAEADNPETTLLTKEIGITVNTAIESLPEELKVAITLREIEGLSYEEIAELMDCPIGTVRSRIFRARETIAEKLKPLLSQHNNKRW from the coding sequence ATGCCAAGACTTAACAATAACATAGAACAAACTAAATTATCACTCGTTCAAGATAGGCCTGCCGTGTATACTTCAGAGCATGTTGAATCATCGCCAAGCCAACCTGTGAGTGACAAAATAGAAAATCCGAATCGTGCACTTGATCAAGTTCTAGTGGAAAGTGCGCAAAAAGGGGATAAAAAAGCCTTTGGTCTTTTGGTTGAAAAATACCATAGAAAATTAGGCCGTATTCTCACCCGCATGGTGCGCGATCAAACTGAAATTGAAGATATCGTGCAAGAGACTTTTATCAAAGCCTATCGTGCACTCCCTAACTTTAGGGGCGATAGTGCCTTTTATACATGGCTCTATCGTATTGGCATTAATACGGCAAAAAATCATTTAGTCGCGATGGGTAAACGCCCACGTAACATGACTGAGTTTGAAAATGAAGACGGTGAGTTTGAAGAAACCCATCAAGTGGCGGAAGCTGATAATCCAGAGACCACGCTTTTGACTAAAGAGATTGGTATTACGGTCAATACTGCGATTGAATCTTTACCAGAAGAATTAAAAGTCGCGATTACATTACGCGAAATTGAAGGTTTAAGTTATGAAGAAATTGCGGAGCTCATGGATTGCCCCATTGGCACGGTGCGTTCACGTATTTTTAGAGCGCGTGAAACAATTGCAGAGAAATTAAAACCATTATTGTCACAACACAATAATAAACGTTGGTAG
- a CDS encoding FKBP-type peptidyl-prolyl cis-trans isomerase: protein MQVSMNTVVTMTYELKDADGVILESSDQPVAYLHGGYDNIFPKVEEAMHGKNIGDTIELALEPVDAFGEYDAELVQIEPASAFPPENLKEGAQFEGEDETGEVILYTVTNIADGKVVVDGNHPWAGQRIIFKATIKDVRSANQEEVSHQHVHGAGGHHH from the coding sequence ATGCAAGTCTCCATGAACACAGTGGTCACCATGACCTATGAACTTAAAGATGCTGATGGCGTTATTTTGGAATCAAGTGATCAGCCTGTAGCTTATCTTCATGGCGGCTATGACAATATTTTTCCAAAAGTGGAAGAAGCAATGCATGGAAAAAATATTGGCGACACAATTGAATTAGCCCTGGAACCTGTAGATGCTTTTGGAGAATACGATGCAGAACTTGTACAAATAGAGCCTGCGTCAGCTTTTCCTCCAGAAAATTTGAAAGAAGGTGCGCAATTCGAAGGGGAGGATGAAACCGGTGAAGTCATCTTATATACAGTAACCAATATTGCCGATGGAAAAGTTGTCGTTGACGGTAATCATCCATGGGCTGGTCAACGTATTATTTTTAAAGCGACTATTAAAGATGTACGCTCTGCAAATCAAGAAGAAGTATCACACCAGCACGTGCACGGTGCGGGTGGTCATCACCACTAA